GGTTCTGCCGTTCGCTCTTCCGGACCCTGCCGAGTACCGGTTCCACCTCAACGTCTGGCAGGACCCTGCCGCCCTCGCTCGCTGGCACGGGGTGGAGCTCTGGTCGGAGGAGCACTGGGAGCTGATTGGACGCTACGCCCAGAACCTCGCCGCCCACGGCCAGAAGTCCGCGACCACGACGATCCTCGACGATCCCTGGGACGCGCAGACGGGACATCCCTTTCCGAGCATGGTGCTCTGGAAGTACCCCGGTGAATGGAACCTGCGGCGGACTGACCGCTTCAGCTTCGATTTCAGCCTGTTCGACCGCTATGTCGAGACCCTCGAGAAGGCCGGCGTGCGCCAGGCCATCCACGCCTACTCGATCGTCTATGGGCCCGGAGGCCGGAACGACTGCCGGATCACGTACCTGGACACCCGCTCTCGAAAGGTTAGGCAGCGGCGCACTACGGTGGGCGACCCGTGGTACATGGCCGCCTGGAGGAACTTCCTTCCTCAGTTCGTGACCCATCTCCGGCAGAAGGGGTGGCTGGAAAAAACCTTCCTTGGGATGGACGAGAAGCCCGACGAGATCCTGGAGGTTATTCTCCCCCTCGTAAGAGAGGCTGCCCCGGGGCTGAAGGTGGCTCTCGCCGGCTATGGGGGCAAGTACATAGATGCCGTGGACGATTTCTCCATCTCCTACCAATACCTGCTTGCGCCCCAGGGCGGTTATCGGCTGGATCCGGAAAGGCGAAGGAGCCAGGGGAAGGTCACCACTTTCTACGTGGCCGTGGGGCCCATCCGTCCAAACACGTTCTTGTTCTCACCGCTCTTCGAGTCGCGGATCCTCCCCTGGATTGCCGACGCAGTGCACCTCGACGGCTTCCTCCGCTGGGCCTACAACAGCTGGCCGGACGGGATGTGGGAGCAGCCATTCTACCGGTGGCACAGTGGGGACATGTTCCTGGTCTATCCGGGTGACGCAGGCCCGTGGGACAGTATGCGCTGGGAAATGCTCCACCAAGGGATTCAGGACGTGGAGGCCCTGGGCTTGGCACGGGAGCTCCTAAGGCGCGCGCAGGCTGCGGGCGTTCTCGGCGAACAAGAAGGGGCCGCACTTTCGGCTCAGCTCGAACGAGCCAACCGCCTGGCGACAAGGCAGTACCTCGACCCGTCGGCCTGGTACCCGCAGCCTGCCGAGGCTCGGCACCTTGTAAACGAGGTCCTGGAGCGGCTGGCCCGTCGCTTGGGCCCTTAGGGGCTTGTGGAGACCTCCGGAGGCGGTTGGGCCGCGCCGGAATTGGGTTCACGGTGCTCAGTCTCTCGGGCCTTCAGCTTCAGGTCCGCCAAAGGGAAGAACGCGCGCGCGTGCCGCCAAGGGGACGGCCGGTTCATAGCCAGCGGAAGAACGACTGCGATGTACGAAGCACGGCGGAACGGAGGGAATCGAATGAAGGCTGTGGTCGTAAACTCAGAGGCCATGGGCAATGGGGATCCGGAACTCGGCCGGACCCTGATCCTCAAGTTCCTGAACAGTCTGCGGAGGAGTGAAACCAAGCCGGACGTGATCCTTTTCTACAACACGGGCGTCAGGGTTCTTTGCCAACCTGGTGCAGTGCTGGAGGCGTTGCAAGACCTCCAGGCCTCCGGCGTAGAGCTCATCGCCTGTGGCACGTGCGTGTCCTATTTCCAGCTCCAGGACCGGATCCTCGTTGGCCGCGTCAGCAACATGGACGAGATCGTAGCTACGCTGATGAAAGCCGACTCCGTAGTAACAATCTGAGCAGCAGCAAACCGGAGTGGGACGGCCCCAGCCCCTGCAGGACGCTCTGCGGCGTAGGCTCGGGGCTTCGGATGGCGGCGGACTTTAGGATCGGCGGCCGAAGGCGACCAGACCGTGCGGCAACGGCTGAAAGAGGAGGCGCCTTCGGAACTGCTGAGCGGGGATCAAGCAGAGCGAGCGGGCCACAAGGGGCGCCGGCGGGCGCGATACCCTGGCCCGGGGAGGGAGGATAGAATGCGTGCCAATGGACGTTTCGGCCGCTCCGTCACCGTCGTTGTTCTCGCTTTCGGAATGGCTTGCGCGGTTGGCTGTTCCGGCAAAATGGCCCTCCGGTCCGTGGTGCACGAACCTGAGGTGAGCCTGCAGGGGGTCAGGGTAGGCCAGCTGTCTTTTGAGGCCGTGGAACTCGTCGCCGACCTTCAGGTGGTGAATCCGAATCCCTTCGGGGTCTCGTTGGCCGGGCTCGAGTACGAGTTTCAGGTGGCCGGTCAGTCGCTCCTATCCGGTCGGCAGGAGCAAGGCCTGGAGATTCGAGGGCGAGGCGAAAGTGCGCTGAGCCTCCCTGTGCAGGTCGTCTTCCGAGAGCTCCGCGAAGCGCTCAAGGAGCTTGCCGACGCGGACAGTGCCGACTACCTCCTGAACGTGAGGTTGTCTTTCGACCTCCCCGTGCTGGGACGGCTCGGGGTGCCCCTTTCCCACCGGGCGCGTCTACCGGTCCTCCGATTGCCCGAGCTCGCCTTTCGGGGCCTCCGTCTGAGAAGCCTCTCGCTGAGCTCAGCCAGCGTAGGAATTGTGCTCGGGGTGCGCAACCCGAACGCGTTCGCCTTCCGAGTGCAAGGGCTCGAGTATTCTCTGGATGTCCACGGGGCAACCTGGCTTTCCGGTTCGGCAGAGGGGCTCGGCGAGGTCCCCCCGCAAGGGACGACCGAACTCGAGATCCCAGCTTCCATTGACTTTCTCCAATTGGGCCGCTCGGCGCAGCGCCTCATCGCAAGCGGTGGATCCTTGCCGTACCGTCTCCGTGGGAAATTAACGTTCGGTTCGTTTCTGCCCTTCTTCCACTCCTCGCCGATCGCCTTCGACTTCTCGGGGGAGGCGGAATGGCTCAGGTGAGCGACGGCTCGATACCGAGCCTCAGCCTGACTCTCTCCCGGTCGGAGCCTTGCCGGGGGAGTGCCTTTAGGCTTGACTCGGCTGCAGGCGCGTCGTAACTTTGGCTGACCTCCTGAGCGCTATCGACGAAGCACGGTCCAGGTTGAGCCGCGGTTTCCGCATTGCAGGGAAGGCGCCATGAGCAGAAGAGAGTGGGTCATGTGTCTTGTCTTGGGAGTCTTGACAGGCTGCGCGACGCAACGCAGAGGCCCATTCCACGCGGAGGTGGAGGTCGACCCGTCTACAGGCTGGCATGTGATCACCCTGTCCTACCACGCCAGTGAACCCATGCGTAGCCTGACCGCGAAGGTCTGTCCCGAAGGGGGAAGCAATCTATTCTCCCTGAAGGTTGGTCCCTTTGAGCTGCTTCGCCAGCCGGATTCCTTGCGCCAGCTTCAGGGCCGCGGCTACGGCATCGTCGTTCTCTACCCCACGCCCAACCGAGTACGCAACGCGAGGTTCACTTTTGAGGGACGCGAGTATTCGATGCCGAAGAACTGGCGCGAGCACCACCTGCACGGCTTGGTGCTGGACAAGGCATGGCGGTTTGCGAAGCCAGTGGTCACGAATACCTCCGCTTCGGTGAAAACCTGGATCGATTTCGAGCCTCAAA
Above is a window of candidate division KSB1 bacterium DNA encoding:
- the yedF gene encoding sulfurtransferase-like selenium metabolism protein YedF, whose protein sequence is MYEARRNGGNRMKAVVVNSEAMGNGDPELGRTLILKFLNSLRRSETKPDVILFYNTGVRVLCQPGAVLEALQDLQASGVELIACGTCVSYFQLQDRILVGRVSNMDEIVATLMKADSVVTI
- a CDS encoding LEA type 2 family protein — protein: MRANGRFGRSVTVVVLAFGMACAVGCSGKMALRSVVHEPEVSLQGVRVGQLSFEAVELVADLQVVNPNPFGVSLAGLEYEFQVAGQSLLSGRQEQGLEIRGRGESALSLPVQVVFRELREALKELADADSADYLLNVRLSFDLPVLGRLGVPLSHRARLPVLRLPELAFRGLRLRSLSLSSASVGIVLGVRNPNAFAFRVQGLEYSLDVHGATWLSGSAEGLGEVPPQGTTELEIPASIDFLQLGRSAQRLIASGGSLPYRLRGKLTFGSFLPFFHSSPIAFDFSGEAEWLR
- a CDS encoding DUF4091 domain-containing protein; its protein translation is MSQEAGMDRAGIGSFVCAALLLTQAPLYSADTTPVWSWIADTDLRVYPSSFSRRLGLREIDVCALRNERVHAQIGVRAERDVEVALEAIGFSAENSGPLWAVPVVRISRWILVDEDGQLTPDVLIPSDTLRLRANTSRSFWLTWFVPADADTGVHGMKLVVHFKGVQADTYRVRLKVLPFALPDPAEYRFHLNVWQDPAALARWHGVELWSEEHWELIGRYAQNLAAHGQKSATTTILDDPWDAQTGHPFPSMVLWKYPGEWNLRRTDRFSFDFSLFDRYVETLEKAGVRQAIHAYSIVYGPGGRNDCRITYLDTRSRKVRQRRTTVGDPWYMAAWRNFLPQFVTHLRQKGWLEKTFLGMDEKPDEILEVILPLVREAAPGLKVALAGYGGKYIDAVDDFSISYQYLLAPQGGYRLDPERRRSQGKVTTFYVAVGPIRPNTFLFSPLFESRILPWIADAVHLDGFLRWAYNSWPDGMWEQPFYRWHSGDMFLVYPGDAGPWDSMRWEMLHQGIQDVEALGLARELLRRAQAAGVLGEQEGAALSAQLERANRLATRQYLDPSAWYPQPAEARHLVNEVLERLARRLGP